The following nucleotide sequence is from Austwickia chelonae.
CCGCCGAACTCGCGCTCTGGCCGAGGGGGAAGAGATCTCACAGTCCTATCTGCAACGCACGTGCGACAGGTTGGCCGCCTTGGGTGTTCCAGCCAACCCCTTCCAAGGAGTCAACCTACGCAAGGCGAAGGATTATCTGGCTTCACGGAGTGAGGTTCCACGGTCTGGCTGAACGAGCAGATTCTTTTCGCTGCCGGCCTTCTGCCGGTTACGCTGCGTCCATGTCCGTGCAGGTGAACGACCCCAGAGCGGTCCGACAACAGATCTCGACGGCGTCACGACTGGTGGTGAAAGTCGGCTCGTCGTCCTTGACGACGGCTGAGGGGATTCTGGACGGAGGACGTCTACGGACTCTTGCCGATGCTCTGGCAGAACGCAGGCTGTCCGGACACCAGGTTGTTCTGGTCTCCTCTGGAGCTATCGCTGCGGGGATCGTCCCCCTAGGGCTGACTCAGCGTCCTCGAGACCTGGCCACTCAGCAGGCTGCCGCGAGCGTCGGACAGGGAGCCCTGATCGCGGCGTATACGGCTGCCTTCGGGGCACACAGGTTGACCGTCGGACAGGTCCTGCTCGCCGCTAGCGATCTGAACCGCAGCGATCACTACGTCAATGCGCGGCGAGCGATCATTCGCTTGCTGCGCCTAGGAGTTCTTCCGGTCGTCAACGAGAACGACACCGTGGCTACCGACGAGATCCGTTTCGGGGACAACGATCGTCTGGCTGCCTTGGTAGCTCACCTGATCGGAGCCGAAGCACTGGTTCTGCTGACCGATACCGACGCCCTTTACGACGGTCCGCCGCAGGAGCCGGGGAGTCATCGCATTTCCTCGGTCTCCGGAGACAAGGACCTGGTGGGGGTCCGTATCGGTGGTAGTGGAAGCTCTGTGGGCACCGGCGGCATGGTGACGAAGATCGAGGCTGCGAGGACCGCCACGGGCGCGGGGATACCGACGCTGCTGGCCGGAGCTGGCCAGGTGACCGAGGCCTTGCGAGGGGATGATTTGGGAACGCTGTTCCTTCCTAGAGGTGAGAGGCCCACATCGAAACGTCTGTGGCTGGCCCATGCCAGTGAGCCTGAGGGAAGGCTGGTCTTGGACGACGGAGCGGTGAATGCCTTGCGGGCCGGGCGGGCTTCGCTTCTACCTGCCGGGATTGTCGCAGTCGAGGGAGCCTTTGCGCAGGGGGCTCCGGTGGAACTGGTGGATCGGAGCAAGGTGCCTGTTGCTCGGGGGCTCGTGGCTTTTTCCAGTGATGAACTGCCTCGGCTGTTGGGCAGGAGTACCCGGTGGCTGGGCGAGGTCCTTGGTCCTCAATACGCCCGTGACGTCGTGAACCGCGATTATCTGGTGCTGGTGTGAACCATCCCTACTACTAGCCCGGAGAGCTTGGGCAGGAAAGGATCTGGGGGAGCCGGTCGAAAGGCTGTCCACAAGCGTTCCCGTCTCCGCACGGCGGCTGATCGAGCTCTCCTGGCGGGGTGGATTCGCTCCGCTCGAGTGAGCTATGTACCGTCGGCCCCATGCGCTATCAGATCACGCGCGCTCACCTCCGCGATTTGTCCCGCGTCAAGCCTTTGTGGAAGGCGATGCTGAGCCGCTATGTCGATGTCATCGGGCCGACCTGTCCGGTCCGGAATCCGGGCGAGGCCTGGGCCCGGCGCCATGAGGAGTACCTGACCTGGCTTAACGACGGAGCTGGGGTGGTCTACCTGGCTACTGATAGCGAGGACTCGGACCGGGTTGTGGGCTATGCCGCGCTGCATTTCCGAGTCTCCGGATCAGCTTTCGACATGGGAGAGCGCTTCGGGGAACTGGAGTCCCTTGCGGTCAGCGAGGAAGTACGTGGTCAGGGCCTGGGAAGCCGGCTGCTGGAGGCTTGCAGGCTGGAATTGCATCGACGGGAGATCCGTTATTGGTCGCTGGACACTTTGGCAGCGAACGAGAACGCCCGTCGCATGTACGAGCGTGCGGGTTTCGAGCCGTTCATGCTGCGGATGATTCGACTGGTCGAGGACACCTCCGGCGTTCCTGCGGCTTCTGACCCTCCGACCGCCCCACTTGTCATGCCGACCGATCAAGTCGGCGTTCCCGGGTCGGCAGGTGATCGCAGCGCTGCTGCGGGGTGGCGTTCCGAGCAGGAGGCTAAGGGCGACAGCGAGGTTGAGGGTAGCGCGGCACCTGCCGTGTCATTGTCTGTGCAGGAGGCCGGGATGAGAGCCCGGGCAGCTGCTCGGGAAATGGCTGTGGTGACGACGGCGCAGAAGAACCGAGCTCTGCGTTTGATCGCTGATGCGCTGGAAACGGAGTCGGAGTCGCTGCTGGCAGCGAATGCGAAGGATGTCCGCCGGGCTGAGGAGGAGGGACGCCCGGAGAGCCTGATCGATCGGTTGAAGCTCGATCAAGGTCGGCTGAGTGAGATTGCGGATGCTGTCCGCCAGATCGCGGAGCTGGCTGATCCGGTGGGTGAGATCGTGCGGGGATCGACCCGTCCGAACGGCCTGCAGGTCCGTGAGCAACGGGTGCCTTTCGGTGTGGTCGGCATGATCTTCGAAGCTCGTCCGAATGTGACTGTCGATGCGGCTGCGCTTTGTCTCAAGAGCGGAAATGC
It contains:
- the proB gene encoding glutamate 5-kinase, with protein sequence MSVQVNDPRAVRQQISTASRLVVKVGSSSLTTAEGILDGGRLRTLADALAERRLSGHQVVLVSSGAIAAGIVPLGLTQRPRDLATQQAAASVGQGALIAAYTAAFGAHRLTVGQVLLAASDLNRSDHYVNARRAIIRLLRLGVLPVVNENDTVATDEIRFGDNDRLAALVAHLIGAEALVLLTDTDALYDGPPQEPGSHRISSVSGDKDLVGVRIGGSGSSVGTGGMVTKIEAARTATGAGIPTLLAGAGQVTEALRGDDLGTLFLPRGERPTSKRLWLAHASEPEGRLVLDDGAVNALRAGRASLLPAGIVAVEGAFAQGAPVELVDRSKVPVARGLVAFSSDELPRLLGRSTRWLGEVLGPQYARDVVNRDYLVLV
- a CDS encoding glutamate-5-semialdehyde dehydrogenase, with protein sequence MRYQITRAHLRDLSRVKPLWKAMLSRYVDVIGPTCPVRNPGEAWARRHEEYLTWLNDGAGVVYLATDSEDSDRVVGYAALHFRVSGSAFDMGERFGELESLAVSEEVRGQGLGSRLLEACRLELHRREIRYWSLDTLAANENARRMYERAGFEPFMLRMIRLVEDTSGVPAASDPPTAPLVMPTDQVGVPGSAGDRSAAAGWRSEQEAKGDSEVEGSAAPAVSLSVQEAGMRARAAAREMAVVTTAQKNRALRLIADALETESESLLAANAKDVRRAEEEGRPESLIDRLKLDQGRLSEIADAVRQIAELADPVGEIVRGSTRPNGLQVREQRVPFGVVGMIFEARPNVTVDAAALCLKSGNAVVLRGSSSAVESNRALSGVMRAALERTDIPADAVRLLDGDRAEAASLMRARGLIDVIVPRGGAELIRAVVEESSVPVIETGSGNVHLYVDAAADLAKALDILMNAKTQRPSVCNAVETLLVHESVAEDLMDAALPALHSAGVVVHGDLAVCEAGSRAGVPVQEVTHEDWATEYHGLEIAVGVVDSIDTAMKHVAKYSTGHTEAIITEDRGAARQWTKGVDAAVVMVNTSTRFTDGGEFGFGAEIGISTQKMHARGPLGLRELTSTKWIVEGDGQIRG